One Scophthalmus maximus strain ysfricsl-2021 chromosome 7, ASM2237912v1, whole genome shotgun sequence genomic window, ATATAAAAGGATTCATTCTGAAGAAACTGAAACAATGATTCTTAGGTTCATGAGATTATACAATAATGTAAACATAATTATGACTATTTAATCCAATTTCTTCCAATTGATGTAATTCCTTCACAGTTTACCCTTGAGGAAACTCCCTTAAATCTCTCAGATGCCTCGTCGGCTCTAAAAGCACTTTGGGGTGATAAGCAGCTGATGAATCACTTGGATGATAAATTGGTACCATTCTAATGATAGAGGTAAAACTTTTAGTAACATTTTatcacaaaacaggaaacaagtgACATCGTCTCACAGATGACTCACGTTTTAGTTTCTCTAGAAAAAATTAAGAGCCcttattttacaaaaacagtAGTTACAAAACTGCTGGTAGTGTGTGAGGTTTTGGAAAAGACAGGAATGCACATTGAATTAGCCTTGgcttttaaataatgaaatacataaacaagaatatcaaatgtaaaaacatgatttgCTACCCTTTAAACCAGTGATTTAGACGTTATTAAGTACTTGAAAGCCACTCAGTGATTGCTTGCTTGAATTTGGTGTTAAACATTCTAACAAATGTTACAAAATGTGCCTGTGGTGTTACCTAATCTCACTGTGCACCAGGTTAACCCAAGTCCACCATTACAGCTCCAGCTAACTGACACCAATATTGCTTGTAAACACTTATCAGAATTAACCTTTTGACCTGCAGTTAGTCAGTGAGGTTTATCTCAGCCTTGGTcatcatgtatttatatttaaattggGCTTTGCAAAGGTTAAAATCCCAACCATTGAGGATATCAGACCACAACATGCAACAACTCCTGCATTTGTCTGGTAAATACCCAACTTGTTTAAGGGACCAAAGAgatcacaaatgtttttcagcGTGTCCAAGGCAACAGACGGGTGCGATTTCAGGCTTTCAAACAGCAGAAAGAGCAAAGCATCGAGCTGAGGAATGACAACTTCGGCCACTTCAGGACTCTCGCTGACATGCTGCGACATTTTCTGTCTAAAGTGCTTATCTCTTGCTCTCTGCATTATTAACTGGAGCACTACATAGAAGTCTCTGGTCAGGTTCATAATGAGCGAGAGGAGGTAGTAGCGGGAGGACTGTAAACTCCAACATTCCTTGTTGATATCGCGGATAAGACCAACACTGCTGGCCCAAAGTACATTGTCACAGAGAGAGTAGAGGGCTCGGCTGACGTTGGCTGCAGTAAGGCACAGGCACAGCACTCGGTCAGAGAGTTGCATGGATCGGTTAGCAGCCTCAATGGAATTTATTGTGTTCCCCAGCCTGAACACTgacaaaggaggaagaaaaaaaaatggatgagagcagacatcattttaatatgaaatgtCAAGTCAACATTTCATAGTCGCAGGCGGCAGAATACGATATTTTAACCAAACAACAGTATCTTGTTACATTTATCCCTCGGAGGGAAGGAGGTCGCCGTCTCcatttattcagtttgtttACATACTGAAATAGAACCAGTTCTGACTGAGGCTCCGCTTTGCATACTTTGCTACCTGAACACTTCAGAAAGAAAATTATTGCATTATCTACGAGTAAATCCTCCCCTTAAATGCTTGGCAAGTCCTGCATGTCTCTTTCCCCCACAGGCCAGACATAGAAGCAGTGGAGCCCCGTAACTGAAGCTTCCGACAGAGAAGAGATAACCGAGTGGTGCACCAATTGAGCCCGGCCTGCTTCTCTTTGGCCCAGCCCTGGGCAAGGACTTTATTGCCTGACCCTGCTGAGGAAGCACCTCATCCATCATTTCCACGTGTCACTAATCAAATCAGTCTCttaacttttttaaattcatatagAAGTTTCAGAATTCCCCCCTGGCTGTAAATGCCAGACTATAGGGTCATAGTTATTTCTGCCAGTGAAGTCAATTTCAGCTCATAGTGGGGGGGAAAGACGCCAGAATCAACACAGCCACAAACAGCCATTAACCTGGTCTAAGGTCATGGGGCTGAAGGTacatgaatggaaaaaagaatGCAAAATTATTCCCACCCTGTGAAGCAGTTTCAAGGCAGTTTGTTGTGCACTTTTACTCAGCACAAACAAAAGTGACATCCTTTTTTAGAAAAGccacaaatgtgtttatttttatgaaaaaaattagatattgttttttaaaaacgaaaCATGAGATTGAGCAACTTCAAAGATTAAAGAGTAAGATAAAATCtacttttaaacaaaaaaacaatagctTAATTTATGTGGCGGCAAAATGTATGCAGGGTGTCCTGCATTGTTGGTGACAGAGGTAACACTTACCCTGGAATGAAGAAAATCTTTACCAAATGAGAACACACATATGAATATTAACCTTCGTGGCTAATGTTTAGGTCACTTCCACCGATTAAACAGATCATTGAATTTTGACAGAATACCACCTCTGCCAAACTATTTCCTCGGGACATCGATTCCATGTcgtcgtgcccccccccccccgcccccatttTTAGTTAACagttaaaaatatatctttctttctttgctgctTTGTGATTTATTTGCATGCAAATGTTCATATCATCTTTTGTTGATATTAATGAACATGTCAACTTAGTGCATCATTTCATTGATATACATCGAAATAGGTAGAATTGATGTGGATGCCCGTTTATTCACAAAATGTTCAATGACACTTGGACAACAGgttggcataaaaaaaaaaaacaagcaatgtGAATTCAATGTCTCTAATCTGCTGCAAATATTACAGGGTAAAATGGGTGAGCCTTTGTATTTTAAGTCTTGTTGGGTTTCTTATAGTTAACTTGAGAGCATCTCACACCATTCACGAGGACACGCTGAACCCTACAAGGCCGTGTGTCGAAACCCCCTCAGttgtgtgtgacccccccctccctcacttcaCAATGAACAGCTACATACTCACATTTTCGACCAGCATTCATGTTGGCTTCCACATCTTGAAGTTTCGCCACGAGGTCCCTTCTGTCTGGGTTGCTCTTGAGCACATGTGTCGACAGCGCACATGCGAATTGGGTTGCTCTGAAACACAcggggagacgagagagacCGTCGGACCCTGGACGACCACCGACCCACGAACTTCaacgatggaaaaaaaaaaaaggaataaaaccGTCAACGCAAAAGTCAAAATCGCGAACACTCCGACTCACCTGAATACGTGGACTTTTCCTTGGGTCTGACTTGTGAACTTTACAACCGTGTCCATGGTCGAACCGAAGGAGAACGGCGTGTTCCAGTTAGCCAGCGCACAGTTCGACTCCCGTCAGgggaccgaccgaccgaccgaccgaccgctAACGCAACGTCCCGCCGCCGCTGTGAGTCGCCCGGCCTCTGCCTGACCGCCGTCAGCAAAGGCGCTTCATCTCAGTTCAACAGCCAACGCGCAACTTTAACTCACAGAGCTCTTCCCCCCTCCGCAGTTAAATCTCATCCAATTTGTCAGTCGACATTACGCGGAGGCGGGGGCAAGGCGTGCTTGTTTCACTACGGAGAGCTTTGCAGACGGACCAAGAGTCGGACGGGTTCCGTGGGCGCACCGGCCCGGCACCGTTGGTTACTGTGGTAATTCTAAAAAGCACTTCTTCTAAAGGAGAACAAGATGAAACTTAAAGTTCACTCTAAAAGTTCGCATTCACTTTAATTGAGAGGAATATACCCACTTCTGGAGATATTACAAGATGAAaagtaagcaaaaaaaaaagtgaagagcacggtaatttattcatttttcgcAGTAATGTATTACTTGGATTTTACAGGGAATTTACTTCTACCTCTATTACACATTCTGGATCGGTCTTAAAACCTAATACTCAAAGAGTATGATAtgttaaaattcaaaatgaggGATTGATTCTATTTAAAGTTTTGTATGgtgtatgttgtttttaaatattctaaTAAATTACCATGAAGATTGCCATGTGGATAAATCTGACAGCACAGATAAAAAGGTGAAATGTAAGTGATTAACTGtattcgtgcgtgtgtgtgtgtgtgtgtgtgtgttgcgttgTGTTGAATACATGTTATCTCCAAATCATTCTTGATATCTTTTACATGTATctaaaactgaacaaactgcaAATGCCCTGCCTTCTTTATTTTGACCTATTTTTCATTGTCTGTGTCTTTCAATTATGGTTTCTCTCTTTTAATCCTCTCAATATGGATCTGTCCTTTATGAACAatgaaattgaagaaaaaaagtcagatttgAGAACTATCTTACATCTTCTGCTCCTCAAAATAGAGACACTGGTTTCTTTGATCTACTGTGATAACAACACGTGTTTATGAAGAAGTCATGggtcttttgttgttgctgttaaagtaaaaaatcaACATAATGCACAACACCATTCGCTAACTTTGAGGTGGTGAACACGCTGTGACGAATTTAATATGTCAAAGCCATTTCACAGTAGAAACACCAGCCTGGTAGTAAACAGTGGTCAAACAGACGAAACATCTGAGGTAAGCCACaatttatgtactgtatgtcactgTGTGATACAACCTATCTTCTTCTTCGGCCGTCTGTTCAAGAACCATTGGTCGTAGGGTGATAACACACCGTTGGAGTCTGGGCTTTGCTATGATACATAACTTGTGGTGTAAATTGTCATTTGAATTGTGTTTATATAGGTGAAAATGGTTTATATCGGCGTGTAGCAAAGTTTCCCCTCATTTTGCGCATATGCTATATGGCTATAttgcttcatgtttagcatcaTTATATGTGTTTCACCTTCTGTTTGACCTTGGTCGGAACCAGACCAAATTAGGACCcagtttgtttgaaaaagagTTGAAGTAGAGAATAAGTATGGCTGCCAGATAAATAAATTTTATAGAACCACTGAAGAATAGACACTGgtttcaaaatgtaatcaggCAAATgcttaattttgtttttcctgctgtaacTATAGTGCTATCAACTCATGGACCTACTTTTTTCCTCCCATGAATTACCATTTCAGTCACAGAGCTAGAAAAGCTAAGCTTTTTGAAAACCCCTCAAGGTTGTTTCAACGATGCTCACCAGTTATTCCACTCTTCTGGAAAAACGTCTTCAGTGTATCTCAACATACCCTGACTTTCAGTGCCTCTAAGCTTTCTGCACTTGGGAACATATTCACAGGTAACTGAAGAGCCATGCTTTTCACATTGCGGTGACTGATAGCGGCCTAGCAGCTGGCCTACAAGAGAGACCTTACCTTTCCTTAATCCCCTGACACTCCTGGTGTATCTGTTGTGTATTGTATCTGTATTGGACCGTATATGCAACGATAACTGTGTCTTTGATGTGCATGTGATCTGAGTTGGCCTTTGTGCCTTTGATTACTCACAGTACAGTAATTCCTCCTTGTTCAGCAGCCTCTATTTATTGGTGCTCATCCAGTCGTGTAACACAGGCCCCTCTCAACCTAAAAAGTCTTGTCCCAATTGTTGTGATGTTGACAGTGGTTGTTGAATTGTGTGGCAAACAGATGAGACCCAGTAAAAGTACCCATGTTTCTGTAAAATTACTTCGGTGATGCCACGGTGGACTAAAAAGCTCCAGGATCTGTAACTCACTATTTACTCATGTATTGTgaactgtattttatttcattacattgTACATCAAGGTCTTGGCCTTCAtttatgtatatactgtatatacacacattcttTCACATCAATACCTTTTACTCCTTTGGTCCTGTTTGCTGCCCTAAAAACCTTTGTGGATGAGTCAATAACCTCATAACCAAAGAATCAAAGTTTTTACAGATAATATTGTTGTGCTGAATTCACACCATGCAAACAGAATCTGATCAAAGTGGGATTTGAAGCTAAATATCAGCTATTTTATTGATGTTTATTATAGCTGGTATAAAGTATATTGACTTTTTCTATGATAACCCAACagtccaaaatgtaaaattaaaatcctAATCATCCTAAACAAATTAACTATCCCAGAAATGGCAAATTATCTTGTATGCATGAAATACCAAGCCTGGTCCTGACAATACCTGATAGGCCCACATAGTGGaagtcatttcttcatttgctCTGATAAATGGCAACAACTTGGCCAGCCTTAGTACAACTCAAATCATGCAGAATATATTGGCCTGTCTCCTCTATCAGGGGTTTGTCCACTTGCAGGCCACTTATCGATTCCAGCATTATGTATGTTTTTGAAAGTCTggcaaaaatgtaaagtttCCAAGTCCCGTGGGCCCTTTGTAGATAAAGTCGCTCTGCATTGCAATATCAGCTGGACTCATTTCCATAGAAGGAAAGCCGTGACAGTTGTGGGGTAGAATAAGTGACCTTGAAATAATTTCTTATGTATGAACCCTTTTGATGAACATTTTCTCATATACAGTAGCTCTTCAATTaccgttttcatttttatggaataaatgtataatttatttGAAGAAAGCTTCGGATTAGCCCATGGCTTTGGATGAAATGTCATGGCTGCCTGCTAATCAGCACATTGGTCAAATTAGTTTCCCCctttaaaatgacataataCCAGATGATGTAGGCAGctcacatttaaatatttagatAAATTCTGACATTAAAGTAAGAGACTTTACTTCCAAATGTAGTGTGGAATTTAATATGCATTCATAAAGGGGGCAGGGGTTACTATAGGAGCGATTTTACTCAGTTTAATTGAATTGATCAGTCTCATAAGAAGCTGTTACTTCCAATTCAGTGGGTCATTACTTCAAAGAACACAGTGATTAACTGTCCAAATTAAGATAATTTATGTAATGATATCTACTAATAGGTAATAAAGATTACTAATTATCAAATAATATTGCATGCAAATAGTTTTACCAGCAACTGGTAAAATGTGCAGTGTAGTAAGATGGGCCATGTTGGAGAGAACAACAGGCGGTTTACATATCAACAGGTGCTAAAAGGActatgaatgaaatattaagGATCAAATTCTTGTACAGACATCAACCCAATAATTTTGTCACGATAGAAATAATTGTCTCAGCCTCTTCGAATAAGTTTAGAGATTTCCTTGGctggaaaccaaaacaaaaggttGGCCACTGAACTTACCTAAGCCCTGCCCCACTTCATGGGCAGCATCCTTCGGAGGCTACATTTCAAGATGGGTTGCGTCCCAATTCGAACCCCCCTCCAAACGCAACCGACAAATACGTCCTTCCATTACTAAGCAACAAAGGTTCCAACGGGTGAATCCTTCACAGGCCTTCCTATCCCAGTAGGTAGCTGCGTGGGGGCCGGCTGAGCTGTAGTAAGTGCAGCAGccatagattgtatataaaaatggatgcaGTCAttgggtccagaaagtgaagccagtgcggaagtgcctgaagcctgttttAGTagtttcctgaggagtttatggtcttaatctctagtttcaagtcttctcccCAGCTCTTCCAAATATGTTTACTTTTGGTCGcacaaaaccaagatggcgctggccaatATGCACAATTCGAGGggccaaaacagcagttcacaaaccaatgggggATGTcaggtgggttgccacttggcaGCTGCTCAAAGTAGCTAACAATGCAACAGTAACGCTGGGACAAGCTGGTGACGCAAATATGCAATTCTCCATAGACCAGACCAAGTTCGAAGGATTTGAAACCCCAGCGTTGAGACACAGCTCTTGACTGTGGTTTATTGCCTGGCAACAGAGGTCCTGTAAGCAGTCCCATCTGTTTCAAAAGCATTTGTGTTGCAACACTTTTGCTATGTTTGTGCCTCCAGTTTGTtgctccctctgtctgtgtgcgtctgtcctGACCTCAACAAGATGCTGCTTTATTAccttacattgtgtgtgtgatttatgtttttttgggggggttaggACATAATATGTTATGAGGATTTAATTATAGCAAAGAAGGGACACCAACTTGTAATGGTGCTTGCTTTAACTGTCAATGATTATACATGGATGAACTCATTCATCAGCATTAGCATATATGTTAATTgtttggcaaaaaacaaactttatcaAGTTTATTTTTGAGTTACATTTGAAGGCCAAACGTAGGAATCAATGTAGACAAATATGAAACAATCAATAGAGCAGACTAGTGCAAGAACAAAACCCCAAAtacagcatacacacacacacacacacacacacacatacacacacacacctacggATTCACAGGCATGTCATGTAGACTCAAAggtcaaaggggaaaaaagatgtgAGACCAtttttgtgtcagtgtcagttaTGGGAGCAGATCTGATATGTGTGGGTGGCCGATCCATAATCCAGGGGCTCCAACCTCGACTGTAGAGCAACTGAGAGGTCTTTTTCCATGGACCCGAGGAAAATTGGGGTCAAATTTGAGCGTAGGAGTGTAGGAGCCAGAACATTCAAAGCATCACTCAAAAGCaatagaaatttaaaatgaagagcaaaaaataataatgaagtgTAGACAAGAGCATACTAATCTGATATGCTCTGTAAACAGCCAAAAACCAATAGCAGCTTTCTGAATACATTCTTTGTCAGTGGCCTCAGTTATTTCGAAATTATTCCCATGAGAACCATTTGCATTGCTGATACCAAGGTTGTGCATCCCCTGCCTGATCATCACCATTAAAACTCAACGAGTCTTTCTACAGAAGCAAACAGCCATTTAATCATGTGAACAAAACTTGAGCATGACTAAGTTTatagaataaaaacactgtaaCCTTATCTTCTAAGCACCCCTTTCTATACTGAGGAGCATGAGAGACAAAAAAGCCCCAAATCTGTGTCCATGTTCACACATGATCACTTATCTTTTCAAGTGATGTATTAAAGTACAGTAGTTCTATGTACATGCTGTATGCCAGTGGCGTGCAGTCAGGGCAAGCAAATCAAGCCTGTTAAAGCTAAAAAAATAGACATCAGTTAGATGATACCTAAGTGGAAGCAATATACTTGATATCTTGTAGGAGCAGGGGGTTGAGTCTGACCGAGAGCTGGTCCACTGTGCATGCACCTACACCTGAGACCATACACTCATTGGTACTAGCTCTGGAACAAGCTGTATCAACGTTCCAATGCATACCATGCtctatcatctattttactccaaATGACCATAATTTATGAAATGAACATCAAgctgtattgaagaaaacttaaaactagctattgagaccataaactcctcaggaaaatgttgacagacattataaatcaagtgcgaagtagagtcattttcacATAGACTTCTAAACTCTAGACTTCTTTTTGCCGCCAGTGGAGTCGCCTttgctggtcattccagagaatacagacttcagGCACTTTCCAGACCCTGAGACTATATCttgtatatttattaaatgtacAAATCTGTAAAAATCTACCAACCCCATTCTTAATACTCCTTGaatacgtttttgttttaacattgtAATTGGTACAGTGAAAGTCATATAATGTTTATTTAAGCTGGAAATACCAACACTCTGTGGTTTAtgtactgtaaaagaaaaataatgttcttAAATGTTGTTTTGGGTTAAATAATCCAGCTTGGGGTGATTTTTTGTCTTACCATAACATGCAAACCTCCAAACCGCAGTGGACATTTCCAGAGGGAAGAACATGATCTGGTCTTTATTGACTAAGACAACTGGCCTTGAGGAGTCCCTGAGTCCTTTTTATGAGCCTAACCTCTGCCAAGTTTTCAcccatgtctgtctctctttttgtttgttcctttatTTGCTAATGAAAATCCGATCAGCACCAAGTTTAGCATGGGAATGGGGCACCTGCAGGCAAGGGAAGAACCCAACAGTTTtatggggtttgtttttttacattttcgtCAATTTATTAGAATACAATGTATGGGTCTCAATGTAAAAGTCACATATGATTTGGTGTTCAGACATATgagtttgtatgtgtgcatattATCAGACTGTTTCCTTTTTGATACGAGCCAAACAGAACTGCATAGAATTGTTTGGCCTCGGCAGAGGTATGAGCTCTTTGGTTTGCCATTCTGGTTTCAATATTTGCAATCAAAATAGTCTGAGGTAATTTGAAAGCACTTGCACTGTATGTCTGACTAAGTCATTTAAGTTTCTCTTATTTTGCTGGGGTATATCTGTTTGAATACTCATTTTCATGTGTACGCGGAAAAGCGGTGTTTTTAAGATCTGAAAAATTGATTCAGTCCAAGTCTTCATTTGACTCCATCGCCAAGGCTGACAAGGTTCAAGAAAtgttagacttttttttcccactggaataaatgtatgaattgtGTCGAATTTACCAGCAACAAATAGCTGTTATTTTGAAGAGATCTTGATTgatgtgtctcagtgtctgcaGCTTCTAACAGTCATACTGTATTGAGTCCTTACAGACATCTTAGCACAGAAGCCAGACGGCTTTCATTATTATTAGAAATATGTAGACAATGCACCCACTGAGAAAATAACTCCTCGTTAGAAAGCAATTACGTTTGTGTGGCCGTGGCAATCAGCATTTTCACTGCATCGGGACTTGGTTTCAATTACGCAATGGGAGTGCATGGTCTTTATTTGGGTGTGGATTTATTAGAAGTAGATATTCTGTCACTGCAATCAAGATAGTAAAACTTGCAATTAAAATTTGCACTGTTGCACAAGATGCCTTCATGTTTCAGACAACAGTGATTGGATGATTGCAGTGTATGTTTCAGATTCGAAATATTGTGTAGAAGTAGTTaattaagtaaataaaatataacgAAATCAAAGATGGGTATAGAGTGGATGATTTGCCTCAGGTGTGcagggcagattttttttaattgcttcaCCTCTTTAAATCATTTTGCTTGTCTCATTCCCTCTTTTCAACCATAGTGGTTAAGTCTACTAATGTTGTTATCAATATCAAATGGTTACCTCTAGGTCCTAGTGTTGCAGCTATTGTTAACCAGTGTATACTGTCCATAAATCATTTATCAGATTACCTTGGATGCCTGAAAATAGTGTGCCTGGCCTGAACACTCATCTTTTCATTGAATTCGCAAGACTGCTGTCTTTGCACAGAGTCATTATAGGATGACATATTTTTGATATGGCGTAGGCTGTTTAAAGAGTACATTCTGACCGAATGTTCAATGATGCTTGCTCGCCTGGTGTATGTCTTACACACATGTTTGTGACGTGTTGGCATTGTTATTCACTTTCTGCCCTCCTCCGGGACTGAAAGGGAAAAGTCCAGTTTCCACAGCCAAAGGTAGAAATCCTGATCTTAACTGAGCACAAATAGTCTTTGAGCTCCGCTCATTTTGAGTATGACCCACAGTATTTCTTGGGTTGGTACGTGTGCTTAATAACACaatatgttttcctttttgttttcctgacatCCCTGTCTTCGCCTGGTCTGTGTTCGCGTGGTGTTGCTCGCTCTCTCCCGGCTTCCTGATTGCCAGTTTGTCTCCACACCTGCCATCGATCAATATTGACCCTCCATCAACTCATCAGCTCCTGTTTTTCATCCACTCAAATCCGCCACTGCAAAACCAGTTCATCAAGTCCCAACCTCATCAGCCTGAtcccctgctccttctccttcctgcttGTCATTCACCCAACCATgctcaccacctcctcttcccctcccggCTCCGCTCTGCCCTGCCAACCACCGGCTCCTACCTTGCCCTCTGCATTGGCCTGCCAAGAGCCTTCATTTACCCATTCGTCTTCATTtagtaaacaaaacaatacatctTCATTGTATCACTCTCACTTTGagtctgtgttctgtgtacgGGTTGACCTTCTAAATGCATCACATCCCTGCAGCGCAGATCCagttctgattggtcagtggttGCGCTGTTCGCGGCAGGTTTTGATCTGTTTACTCCAACATAACCTGCTTCGGAGCAGGTTAGCGGTTCAGCATGTGTCCGTGTGGAGATTCATTCTGGTAAAAAGTGAAGCAGTTTCAAAGGACTGAAAACCTGAAGTTTCCTCTGTAACTCAAATCCTGCTTGGCAGTGCAGGCCTCtggactaataataataatgataataaaatgatCTGCGCCTGGAAAGCTC contains:
- the pex11a gene encoding peroxisomal membrane protein 11A isoform X3 is translated as MDTVVKFTSQTQGKVHVFRATQFACALSTHVLKSNPDRRDLVAKLQDVEANMNAGRKLFRLGNTINSIEAANRSMQLSDRVLCLCLTAANVSRALYSLCDNVLWASSVGLIRDINKECWSLQSSRYYLLSLIMNLTRDFYVVLQLIMQRARDKHFRQKMSQHVSESPEVAEVVIPQLDALLFLLFESLKSHPSVALDTLKNICDLFGPLNKLGIYQTNAGVVACCGLISSMVGILTFAKPNLNINT
- the pex11a gene encoding peroxisomal membrane protein 11A isoform X1, giving the protein MDTVVKFTSQTQGKVHVFSSWVGGRPGSDGLSRLPVCFRATQFACALSTHVLKSNPDRRDLVAKLQDVEANMNAGRKLFRLGNTINSIEAANRSMQLSDRVLCLCLTAANVSRALYSLCDNVLWASSVGLIRDINKECWSLQSSRYYLLSLIMNLTRDFYVVLQLIMQRARDKHFRQKMSQHVSESPEVAEVVIPQLDALLFLLFESLKSHPSVALDTLKNICDLFGPLNKLGIYQTNAGVVACCGLISSMVGILTFAKPNLNINT
- the pex11a gene encoding peroxisomal membrane protein 11A isoform X2; the encoded protein is MLRYTEDVFPEEWNNCSWVGGRPGSDGLSRLPVCFRATQFACALSTHVLKSNPDRRDLVAKLQDVEANMNAGRKLFRLGNTINSIEAANRSMQLSDRVLCLCLTAANVSRALYSLCDNVLWASSVGLIRDINKECWSLQSSRYYLLSLIMNLTRDFYVVLQLIMQRARDKHFRQKMSQHVSESPEVAEVVIPQLDALLFLLFESLKSHPSVALDTLKNICDLFGPLNKLGIYQTNAGVVACCGLISSMVGILTFAKPNLNINT